From a single Rhizobium lusitanum genomic region:
- the murC gene encoding UDP-N-acetylmuramate--L-alanine ligase: MKLPKAIGLVHFIGIGGIGMSGIAEVLHNLGHRVQGSDQSESANVQRLRDKGIPVHIGHKAENLGDAEVVVVSTAIKKSNPELAAAREKLLPVVRRAEMLAELMRFRNAIAIGGTHGKTTTTSLVATLLEAGGLDPTVINGGIINAYGTNARMGEGEWMVVEADESDGTFLKLPADVAVVTNIDPEHLDHYGNFDAVRAAFRQFVENVPFYGFGVMCIDHPEVQSLVGRIEDRKIITYGENPQADVRFSNVRIDGTRSLFDIEIRRRRTGKVIQIKDLVIPMPGRHNISNATAAIAVANRLGISNEAIAKGLASFGGVKRRFTLTGEWNGVKVFDDYGHHPVEIKAVLKAAREACNGRVIAVHQPHRYTRLSSLFEEFAACFNDADSIFLAPVYAAGEEPIEGVDSQELVSRIKAGGHRDARYLLSQEDLAPLIAEIAQPGDFVVLLGAGSITYWAASLPKELEGLSGKSA, translated from the coding sequence ATGAAGCTGCCGAAGGCCATTGGCCTTGTGCATTTTATCGGTATCGGCGGGATCGGGATGAGTGGCATCGCCGAGGTGCTGCATAATCTCGGTCATCGCGTGCAGGGGTCCGACCAGTCGGAGAGCGCCAACGTCCAGCGGCTGCGCGACAAGGGGATCCCGGTCCATATCGGCCACAAGGCGGAAAATCTCGGCGATGCCGAGGTCGTGGTCGTTTCCACCGCCATCAAGAAGAGCAATCCGGAACTTGCTGCAGCGCGCGAAAAATTGCTGCCGGTGGTGCGTCGCGCCGAAATGCTGGCCGAGCTGATGCGTTTCCGCAATGCCATCGCCATCGGCGGCACGCATGGCAAGACCACCACCACCTCGCTGGTGGCGACGCTGCTCGAAGCCGGCGGGCTTGACCCGACTGTCATCAACGGCGGCATCATCAACGCCTATGGTACCAACGCGCGCATGGGCGAGGGCGAGTGGATGGTGGTCGAGGCCGACGAATCGGACGGCACCTTCCTGAAGCTGCCCGCCGATGTGGCCGTCGTTACCAATATCGACCCGGAACATCTCGATCACTACGGCAATTTCGATGCCGTGCGCGCCGCCTTCCGGCAGTTTGTCGAGAATGTGCCGTTCTACGGCTTCGGCGTGATGTGCATCGACCATCCCGAAGTACAGTCGCTGGTCGGTCGCATCGAGGATCGCAAGATCATCACCTATGGTGAGAACCCGCAGGCCGATGTGCGCTTCTCGAATGTCCGCATCGACGGCACGCGCTCGCTGTTCGATATCGAAATCCGCAGGCGCCGCACGGGCAAGGTGATCCAGATCAAGGATCTCGTCATACCGATGCCCGGTCGCCATAATATTTCCAATGCCACGGCAGCGATAGCCGTCGCCAACCGCCTTGGCATCTCAAACGAGGCCATCGCCAAGGGGCTTGCCTCTTTCGGCGGCGTCAAGCGGCGCTTCACGCTGACCGGTGAATGGAATGGGGTTAAGGTCTTCGACGACTACGGCCATCATCCGGTCGAGATCAAGGCCGTCCTGAAGGCGGCGCGCGAGGCGTGCAATGGCCGTGTCATCGCCGTTCATCAGCCGCATCGCTACACGCGCCTGTCGAGCCTGTTCGAAGAATTCGCCGCCTGCTTCAACGATGCAGACAGTATCTTTCTCGCACCGGTCTATGCCGCTGGCGAAGAGCCGATCGAGGGCGTGGATTCGCAGGAGTTGGTATCTCGCATCAAGGCTGGCGGTCATCGCGATGCGCGCTATCTCTTGTCTCAAGAGGATCTAGCCCCTCTGATTGCAGAGATTGCGCAACCGGGTGATTTTGTGGTTCTCTTGGGGGCTGGTAGCATCACATATTGGGCAGCATCATTGCCAAAGGAATTGGAAGGCCTCTCGGGTAAGTCCGCATGA
- the murG gene encoding undecaprenyldiphospho-muramoylpentapeptide beta-N-acetylglucosaminyltransferase translates to MSKGIILLAAGGTGGHVFPAEALAHKLKERGYSVHLVTDSRAERYAGKFPADEIHVVPSATIGSKNPVKVARSLWTLWTGIRAARKLIRTIKPLCVVGFGGYPTVPPLLAATRMGVPAMIHEQNAVMGRANKALAARVQAIAGGFLPENGGAFPEKTVTTGNPVRPAVIEAAKQPYVPSVPDDPFNLVVFGGSQGAQYFSKAVPTAISLLEEPLRKRLRITQQVRPEDMETVNSCTRKLEMGADIAPFFSDMAERIGAAHLVLCRSGASTVSELAVIGRPAILVPYPYALDHDQAANAAALAATGGVKVIPQAELTPEKLSTILRGAMTMPEKLAKMAAAARQAGKPDAASLLADMVEAIAAKRSIQDFKGAGV, encoded by the coding sequence ATGAGTAAAGGCATTATTCTGCTTGCCGCCGGTGGAACCGGCGGCCACGTATTTCCGGCCGAGGCGCTGGCTCACAAGTTGAAGGAGCGCGGATATTCCGTGCACCTCGTCACCGATAGTCGCGCCGAACGCTATGCCGGCAAGTTTCCGGCCGACGAGATTCATGTCGTGCCATCGGCAACGATTGGCTCGAAGAACCCTGTTAAGGTCGCCCGCTCGTTGTGGACGCTGTGGACCGGCATCCGCGCTGCGCGCAAGCTGATCCGCACCATCAAGCCGCTCTGCGTCGTCGGCTTTGGCGGTTATCCGACTGTGCCGCCGCTGCTTGCCGCCACCCGCATGGGCGTGCCGGCGATGATCCACGAACAGAATGCCGTGATGGGCCGCGCCAACAAGGCGCTTGCCGCGCGCGTGCAGGCGATCGCCGGCGGCTTCCTGCCGGAGAACGGCGGGGCTTTTCCCGAGAAGACGGTGACGACGGGCAATCCCGTGCGTCCGGCGGTCATCGAGGCCGCCAAACAGCCCTATGTGCCATCCGTCCCGGACGATCCTTTCAATCTGGTCGTTTTCGGCGGTAGCCAGGGCGCGCAGTATTTTTCCAAGGCGGTGCCGACGGCAATCAGCCTGCTGGAAGAGCCGCTGCGCAAACGCCTTCGCATAACGCAGCAGGTGCGCCCCGAGGACATGGAAACGGTCAATAGCTGCACCAGGAAACTGGAAATGGGCGCGGATATCGCGCCGTTCTTCAGCGACATGGCAGAGCGCATCGGCGCGGCTCACCTGGTTCTCTGCCGCTCCGGCGCATCGACGGTGTCGGAGCTGGCGGTCATCGGCCGTCCGGCAATCCTCGTGCCCTATCCTTATGCTCTCGATCATGATCAGGCTGCCAATGCGGCGGCCCTGGCGGCCACTGGCGGCGTTAAGGTCATTCCGCAAGCCGAGCTCACACCGGAGAAGCTTTCGACCATCCTTCGCGGTGCGATGACGATGCCGGAGAAGCTCGCGAAGATGGCGGCCGCAGCCAGGCAGGCCGGCAAGCCGGATGCAGCAAGCTTGCTTGCCGATATGGTAGAGGCTATTGCCGCAAAACGTTCAATTCAAGACTTCAAGGGGGCAGGCGTATGA
- the ftsW gene encoding putative lipid II flippase FtsW → MVSRVERGALAEWFWTIDRVFLALFVLLIGIGFMLSFAASPAVAERIGLEPFHFVKRHALFLVPAISAMIGISFMTPRQVRRTAVILLIVSLAMMLFALFFGIEVKGSRRWVNIASLSVQPSEFMKPAFVVVCAWLFAEHARQPEIPGNLFAIILFGIVAALLVAQPDLGQTILTSAVWGGMFFMAGMPWLWISVLGGLGAGGFVTAYYVFPHVALRVDKFLTGEGDTFQVDTAKEAIIHGNWFGVGPGEGIVKRIIPDAHTDFIFSVAAEEFGAVFCMALVCIFAFLVLRGLSHAYKEKNDFNRFAVAGLVLQIGIQSIINVGVNLQLLPAKGMTLPLISYGGSSMTAICVTAGFILALTRHRPEKRAQDRTQFRVTHGLPAE, encoded by the coding sequence ATGGTAAGCCGCGTTGAACGTGGGGCCTTGGCCGAATGGTTCTGGACCATCGACCGTGTGTTCCTGGCATTATTCGTTCTGCTGATCGGTATCGGCTTCATGCTTTCCTTCGCGGCCTCGCCCGCGGTTGCGGAGCGCATCGGGCTCGAACCCTTCCATTTCGTCAAGCGCCATGCCCTGTTCCTGGTTCCCGCGATTTCGGCGATGATCGGCATCTCCTTCATGACGCCGCGGCAGGTACGGCGAACGGCGGTCATTCTGCTGATCGTCTCGCTGGCGATGATGCTGTTCGCCTTGTTTTTCGGCATTGAGGTCAAGGGGTCGCGACGCTGGGTCAATATCGCCTCGCTCTCCGTCCAGCCGTCGGAATTCATGAAGCCGGCCTTCGTCGTCGTCTGCGCCTGGCTGTTTGCCGAGCACGCACGCCAGCCGGAGATTCCGGGTAATCTCTTTGCCATCATCCTTTTCGGTATCGTCGCCGCACTCCTCGTTGCCCAGCCGGACCTTGGCCAGACGATCCTCACTTCGGCCGTCTGGGGCGGCATGTTCTTCATGGCAGGCATGCCCTGGCTGTGGATTTCGGTGCTCGGCGGTCTCGGCGCCGGCGGGTTCGTGACGGCCTATTACGTCTTTCCGCATGTGGCGCTTCGCGTCGACAAGTTCCTGACTGGCGAAGGCGATACGTTCCAGGTCGATACTGCCAAGGAAGCCATCATTCATGGCAATTGGTTCGGGGTCGGTCCGGGCGAAGGTATCGTCAAGCGCATCATTCCGGACGCCCATACCGACTTCATCTTCTCCGTGGCTGCCGAAGAGTTCGGCGCCGTCTTCTGCATGGCTCTGGTCTGCATCTTCGCCTTCCTGGTTTTGCGCGGGCTGTCACATGCCTACAAGGAAAAGAACGACTTCAACCGCTTTGCAGTTGCCGGCCTGGTGCTGCAGATCGGTATCCAGTCGATCATCAATGTCGGCGTGAACCTGCAACTGCTCCCGGCCAAGGGCATGACCCTGCCGCTCATCTCATATGGTGGTTCGTCGATGACCGCCATTTGCGTGACGGCGGGCTTCATCCTGGCCCTGACGCGCCACCGGCCGGAAAAGCGGGCTCAGGACCGCACCCAGTTCCGTGTGACACATGGATTGCCGGCGGAGTGA
- the murD gene encoding UDP-N-acetylmuramoyl-L-alanine--D-glutamate ligase, with protein sequence MIPVTTLKGKKVALFGLGGSGFATARALVAGGAEVTAWDDNPDSVAKASAEGIPVADLRSIDWNALSVFVLSPGVPLTHPKPHWTVDLARAAGVEVIGDVELFVRERRAHAPDCPFIAITGTNGKSTTTALVAHILQSSGRDTQLGGNIGTAILTLDPPKAERYYVVECSSYQIDLAPTLNPSAGILLNLTPDHLDRHGTMQHYADIKERLVAGSGVAIVGVDDSYSSLIAERIERAGAKVTRISRRHVLADGFFAEGSRIIEASACAIAEIADLDGIQTLRGSHNAQNAAAAIAACLAVGVSADDIRAGLQSFPGLKHRMQPVGRRGRVVFVNDSKATNADAAAPALSSYDRIYWIAGGLPKEGGITTLASLFPRIAKAYLIGEAAPAFAATLGEQVPYEISGTLERAVAHAADDADKDEHDAAAVMLSPACASFDQYKNFEVRGDAFVSHVAAIEGVTMLVGSATGGK encoded by the coding sequence ATGATCCCAGTCACCACGCTCAAGGGAAAAAAGGTCGCATTGTTCGGCCTCGGCGGCTCAGGCTTTGCCACGGCGCGGGCGCTTGTCGCCGGCGGCGCCGAGGTGACTGCCTGGGACGACAATCCCGATAGCGTGGCAAAGGCTTCGGCCGAGGGTATCCCGGTCGCCGATCTTAGAAGCATCGACTGGAACGCGCTGTCGGTCTTCGTATTGTCGCCGGGCGTGCCGCTGACCCATCCGAAGCCGCATTGGACGGTCGATCTCGCCCGCGCCGCCGGTGTCGAGGTTATCGGCGATGTCGAGCTGTTTGTCCGCGAGCGGCGGGCGCATGCGCCGGATTGCCCGTTCATCGCCATTACCGGCACGAACGGCAAATCCACCACGACGGCCTTGGTCGCCCATATCCTGCAATCGAGCGGTCGCGACACGCAGCTTGGCGGCAATATCGGAACGGCCATCCTGACGTTGGATCCGCCGAAGGCGGAGCGTTACTACGTTGTCGAATGCTCCTCCTATCAGATTGATCTTGCCCCGACGCTCAACCCTTCTGCCGGCATCCTGCTCAATCTGACCCCCGATCATCTCGATCGGCACGGCACGATGCAACACTACGCCGACATCAAGGAACGGCTCGTCGCGGGCAGCGGCGTCGCCATTGTTGGTGTTGACGACAGCTATTCCTCGCTGATCGCCGAGCGCATCGAGCGGGCGGGCGCCAAGGTCACTCGCATTTCGCGGCGGCATGTGTTGGCGGACGGGTTCTTTGCCGAAGGCAGTCGCATTATCGAGGCTTCGGCCTGCGCGATAGCGGAGATTGCCGATCTCGACGGGATCCAGACGCTGCGCGGCAGCCATAATGCGCAGAACGCCGCGGCTGCGATCGCTGCCTGCTTGGCGGTCGGTGTTTCCGCCGACGATATACGTGCCGGGCTCCAATCCTTTCCCGGCCTCAAACATCGCATGCAGCCGGTCGGTCGTCGCGGTCGCGTTGTCTTCGTCAATGATTCCAAGGCAACCAATGCGGATGCGGCCGCTCCTGCGCTGTCCAGTTACGATCGCATCTACTGGATCGCCGGCGGCTTGCCGAAAGAGGGTGGCATCACGACGCTGGCTTCGCTCTTTCCGCGTATCGCCAAGGCCTATCTGATCGGTGAAGCTGCGCCCGCCTTTGCGGCGACGCTCGGCGAACAGGTGCCATACGAGATTTCCGGCACGCTGGAGCGCGCGGTCGCCCATGCGGCTGATGATGCGGACAAGGACGAGCATGACGCGGCGGCGGTGATGTTGTCACCGGCCTGCGCAAGCTTCGACCAGTATAAGAATTTCGAAGTCAGGGGTGACGCCTTCGTCAGCCATGTGGCTGCGATTGAGGGTGTCACCATGCTGGTTGGTTCAGCAACAGGAGGCAAATGA
- the mraY gene encoding phospho-N-acetylmuramoyl-pentapeptide-transferase: protein MLIWLAELSDHIHFFSTHFRFLNLFRYITFRTGGALFTSALIVFLFGPRIIASLRVRQGRGQPIRADGPQTHFKKAGTPTMGGLMILAGIVVSSLLWADLANVYVVATLLVTLGFGAIGFYDDYLKVTKQSDKGFSGRARLGLEFIIAAIAVYFMMNTALSSGPAGSTFGSSVAFPFFKSFMLNLGMFFVLFGAFVIVSAGNAVNLTDGLDGLAIVPVMIAAASFGVISYLAGNFVFADYLAINFVPGTGELAVVLGAVIGAGLGFLWFNAPPAAIFMGDTGSLALGGLIGTVAVATKHEIVMAIIGGLFVLEALSVIIQVGFFKMTRRRVFLMAPIHHHFEKKGWTESQVVVRFWIVAVILAMVGLSTLKLR, encoded by the coding sequence ATGCTAATCTGGCTTGCCGAACTGTCGGACCATATTCATTTTTTCAGTACCCACTTCAGATTTCTCAATCTGTTCAGATACATCACGTTCCGCACAGGCGGCGCCTTGTTCACCTCGGCGTTGATCGTATTCCTCTTCGGACCGCGAATCATCGCTTCCCTGCGTGTGCGTCAGGGCCGGGGACAGCCGATTCGCGCCGACGGTCCGCAGACCCACTTCAAGAAGGCCGGTACGCCGACCATGGGCGGCCTGATGATCCTGGCCGGCATCGTGGTGTCGTCGTTGTTGTGGGCCGATCTTGCCAATGTTTACGTGGTTGCGACGCTGCTCGTCACCCTGGGCTTCGGGGCTATCGGTTTTTATGACGATTATCTCAAGGTAACGAAGCAGAGCGACAAGGGTTTCTCCGGCCGCGCCCGCCTCGGCCTCGAATTTATCATCGCCGCGATCGCCGTCTACTTCATGATGAACACGGCGCTGTCCTCCGGTCCCGCCGGCTCGACCTTCGGTTCGTCCGTTGCCTTCCCGTTCTTCAAGAGTTTCATGCTCAATCTCGGCATGTTCTTCGTGTTGTTTGGGGCTTTCGTCATTGTTTCGGCGGGCAACGCCGTGAACCTGACCGACGGCCTTGACGGGCTTGCCATTGTGCCCGTCATGATCGCCGCGGCGTCCTTCGGCGTCATCTCCTATCTCGCCGGCAACTTCGTCTTCGCCGACTATCTGGCGATCAACTTTGTGCCCGGCACCGGCGAATTGGCCGTGGTGCTTGGCGCAGTCATCGGCGCCGGCCTCGGATTTCTTTGGTTCAACGCTCCACCGGCGGCCATCTTCATGGGCGACACCGGTTCGCTGGCGCTCGGTGGCCTGATCGGTACGGTGGCGGTTGCCACTAAGCATGAGATCGTCATGGCGATCATCGGCGGTCTCTTCGTGTTGGAGGCACTTTCGGTCATCATCCAGGTCGGCTTCTTCAAAATGACCAGGCGGCGCGTCTTCCTGATGGCGCCGATCCACCATCACTTCGAAAAGAAGGGGTGGACGGAAAGCCAGGTGGTTGTTCGTTTCTGGATTGTCGCGGTCATCCTGGCGATGGTCGGCCTTTCCACCCTGAAGCTCCGGTGA
- a CDS encoding UDP-N-acetylmuramoylalanyl-D-glutamyl-2,6-diaminopimelate--D-alanyl-D-alanine ligase yields MSWLWTTEDMIAAIVGRSFGAMPEGITGISIDSRSIKPGEAFFAIKGDRVDGHDYANLAMANGAAMIIISEARLPAMGRLTVPKIVVDDVLAALGRLGVAARQRTQAKIIAVTGSVGKTTTKEMLRRTLSPSGKVHASVASFNNHWGVPLTLARMPEDTDFGVFEVGMNHAEEIRPLAKMVQPNVAIITTIAPAHLGNFKSITEIAAAKAEIFDGVAPGGHVILNRDNDQFEFLERAALAAGVEHVHSFGQHAKADVRLAEFNASEENSTLWLTIGGETMEVAIGAPGRHIAENALAVLGAVMLVDADLDKAIDALAGLQAEKGRGQRHKRAVGNGYFTLIDESYNANPASMRAAIALLATSLPDANVGSRAGRRIAILGDMLEMGDYVQRVHANLAGPLLAAGIEHVWLAGPEMVALRDALPESVYVEYRENTEELSEFVLNSVAPGDVLMVKSSLGTGFGKIVTALLDKFPAFSDTEPHSHQGL; encoded by the coding sequence TTGAGCTGGCTATGGACAACTGAAGACATGATCGCCGCCATTGTGGGCCGCTCCTTCGGGGCGATGCCTGAAGGCATTACGGGGATTTCCATCGATAGCCGCTCGATCAAGCCCGGCGAAGCTTTCTTTGCCATCAAGGGCGATCGTGTGGATGGTCACGACTACGCCAATCTGGCGATGGCCAATGGTGCGGCAATGATCATCATCAGCGAGGCGCGGCTGCCGGCCATGGGGCGGCTAACCGTGCCGAAGATCGTTGTCGATGACGTCCTGGCGGCGCTCGGAAGATTGGGTGTTGCCGCTCGCCAGCGCACACAGGCGAAAATCATCGCCGTCACGGGATCGGTCGGCAAGACGACCACAAAGGAGATGCTGCGTCGGACACTCTCGCCGTCGGGCAAGGTGCATGCTTCCGTCGCTTCCTTCAACAATCATTGGGGCGTGCCACTCACCTTGGCGCGCATGCCTGAGGATACGGATTTCGGTGTCTTCGAAGTCGGCATGAATCATGCCGAAGAGATCCGGCCGCTTGCCAAGATGGTGCAGCCGAATGTGGCGATCATCACCACGATCGCACCGGCTCACCTCGGCAATTTCAAGAGCATCACGGAAATAGCCGCCGCCAAGGCGGAGATTTTTGACGGCGTCGCGCCGGGCGGTCATGTCATTCTCAACCGCGACAACGACCAGTTCGAATTCCTGGAGCGTGCCGCATTGGCGGCCGGTGTCGAGCATGTGCATAGCTTCGGGCAGCATGCCAAGGCGGATGTGCGGCTGGCGGAATTCAACGCCTCGGAAGAGAACTCAACGCTGTGGCTGACGATTGGCGGCGAGACTATGGAAGTGGCGATCGGCGCACCCGGACGGCATATTGCGGAAAACGCGCTGGCCGTTCTCGGGGCTGTGATGCTGGTCGATGCCGATCTCGACAAGGCGATCGATGCGCTGGCGGGCCTGCAGGCCGAAAAGGGCAGGGGACAGCGCCACAAGCGGGCGGTCGGCAACGGCTATTTCACGCTGATCGACGAAAGTTACAACGCCAATCCCGCTTCCATGCGCGCGGCTATCGCGCTGCTGGCGACATCTTTGCCGGATGCGAATGTCGGGAGCAGGGCGGGCAGGCGGATCGCTATCCTCGGCGACATGCTGGAAATGGGGGATTATGTCCAGCGGGTGCATGCCAACCTTGCCGGGCCGCTGCTTGCGGCCGGCATCGAGCATGTCTGGCTGGCGGGTCCGGAGATGGTGGCGCTAAGGGATGCGCTGCCGGAAAGTGTTTATGTCGAATACCGCGAGAACACGGAAGAACTCTCGGAATTCGTACTCAATTCCGTCGCCCCTGGCGACGTCTTGATGGTGAAATCGTCGCTGGGGACAGGTTTCGGGAAGATCGTGACGGCTTTGCTTGACAAGTTTCCAGCATTCTCCGACACGGAGCCCCACTCCCATCAGGGGCTTTAG
- a CDS encoding UDP-N-acetylmuramoyl-L-alanyl-D-glutamate--2,6-diaminopimelate ligase, producing MNLRDIAGNTFPELNGQVGGTLGDLEITGLSADSRKVTPGMAFVAVAGTKADGASFIADAVSRGASVVIAGHGAAATGAPLLTVAEPRRFLAVAASRFYNKQPETMVAVTGTAGKTSVASFTRQIWAYAGHPAAMIGTTGVVSPTRNDYGSLTTPDPVSLHQLLVELADEGVTHAAMEASSHGLDQFRLDGVRLAAAAFTNLGRDHMDYHPTVEDYMAAKMRLFRDLLPKGSPAVIFADDPWSEQAIAAARDAGQEIRTVGRKGEFLALKRVEHFRHKQIAEVHFGDDIFEIHIPLAGDFQVANALVAAGLAISTGVAAPVAMAALEKLVGAAGRLELVGHTHDGALAYVDYAHKPDALENVLNSVRPFTTGRIIVVFGCGGDRDRGKRPIMGEIACRLADVVIVTDDNPRSEEPAAIRAEIMAAASCATEIADRAEAIREAVGMLKSGDTLIVAGKGHEEGQTIGSVTLPFSDHAELRKALEEVKS from the coding sequence ATGAACTTGCGGGACATTGCCGGAAATACGTTTCCGGAACTCAACGGACAGGTCGGCGGGACACTTGGCGATCTCGAGATAACTGGCCTTTCCGCCGACAGTCGCAAGGTTACACCGGGCATGGCGTTTGTCGCTGTTGCCGGCACGAAGGCTGACGGCGCAAGTTTCATTGCCGACGCCGTTTCCCGTGGCGCATCTGTCGTTATCGCCGGCCATGGCGCAGCCGCAACCGGTGCGCCGCTTTTGACCGTTGCCGAGCCGCGCCGTTTTCTCGCCGTTGCCGCTTCACGCTTTTATAACAAGCAGCCCGAAACGATGGTTGCCGTAACCGGCACCGCCGGCAAGACCTCGGTCGCTTCCTTCACCAGGCAGATCTGGGCATATGCAGGTCATCCGGCCGCGATGATCGGCACGACCGGCGTCGTATCGCCGACACGCAACGACTACGGCTCGCTGACGACGCCCGACCCGGTGTCGCTGCACCAGTTGCTTGTCGAACTTGCCGACGAAGGCGTCACCCATGCGGCGATGGAAGCTTCAAGCCACGGTCTCGACCAATTCCGCCTCGACGGCGTCAGGCTGGCTGCCGCCGCCTTCACCAATCTTGGCCGCGACCACATGGATTATCACCCGACGGTCGAGGATTATATGGCCGCCAAGATGCGGCTGTTCCGCGATCTGCTGCCCAAGGGCTCGCCGGCGGTCATCTTTGCCGATGATCCATGGTCGGAACAGGCGATTGCCGCTGCGCGTGACGCCGGGCAGGAGATACGGACTGTCGGCCGCAAGGGCGAATTTTTGGCGCTGAAGCGCGTCGAGCATTTCCGTCATAAGCAGATTGCCGAAGTGCATTTCGGCGACGATATTTTCGAGATTCACATTCCGCTCGCCGGCGACTTCCAGGTTGCCAACGCACTCGTCGCAGCAGGTCTTGCCATATCAACCGGCGTTGCCGCGCCGGTCGCGATGGCGGCGCTCGAGAAACTCGTAGGTGCTGCAGGCCGATTGGAGCTTGTCGGTCATACGCATGACGGCGCGCTGGCCTATGTCGACTACGCCCATAAGCCGGATGCCCTGGAAAATGTGCTGAATTCCGTACGGCCGTTCACCACCGGCCGCATCATCGTCGTCTTCGGCTGCGGCGGTGATCGTGATCGCGGCAAACGGCCGATCATGGGAGAAATTGCCTGCCGTCTGGCTGACGTGGTCATCGTTACCGATGACAATCCGCGCTCTGAAGAGCCGGCGGCCATTCGCGCCGAGATCATGGCGGCGGCATCCTGTGCCACCGAGATCGCCGATCGCGCCGAGGCGATCCGCGAAGCTGTCGGCATGTTGAAATCCGGCGACACGTTGATTGTCGCGGGCAAGGGGCACGAGGAAGGTCAGACGATCGGTAGCGTTACGCTGCCCTTCTCCGATCATGCTGAACTGCGCAAAGCATTGGAAGAGGTAAAGTCTTGA